The Girardinichthys multiradiatus isolate DD_20200921_A chromosome Y, DD_fGirMul_XY1, whole genome shotgun sequence genome has a window encoding:
- the LOC124864953 gene encoding sterile alpha motif domain-containing protein 9-like: MADQPHQSPNQWTESEVSDWLRSIGVKEPYIEKLYEVEVDGQCLLALDEDFLVTKVSMKLGPANLIIKKRDELINFHSKPKENKTSSSGNNTESDQKKQTSGRKKGLAKQKAKREENVLQEKQSVVQQCEVTREDCKARPFDKDPDFIYVKHKVLQPESGAFNLINPCREFKSLVNASQLDDTRLRVKFAREVLKFATGCMNVRTNGTIHFGVMDSREDAGYVHGEIIGIPIKDKDVFVDALDYIERSFPSDKEHVRQCVRPPRFIEVMDHTSAEKRYVVEVDIVPSMSIVRGKVYKVRLPNFKESTNKVEFEKETILRRVGSKTEPVADTDQLDFFQRVQDRDTQREEAEKCLFPNDPEIYQNLGRKLTMFVTSGKKSIEKEKWFIVVTNKLKSDDLCHINWLLQMNIFCVFDFDPDSNITGLCSKYIQSHAANMHSLQSYQIPRDTSIKEVTGKLLLFEQTSWIFCNGRSDFKGSEPPCDEKTWTNTKRPLLRESVSLICKHILPKGTFQVIFLLTSPIEKPFLHTFYEFSADMQGHEDIICICDSEENFQKWKSFAEATFGTETVDNHSVVGMKMSHIEATLQQIQPVTTHTTKHLSTFAKGKCRLETREKEDMYSLEILAIDHFDETCKESIEAKNENTEQQFYHGGKVTWSHLWLAEHKYVGGVIERDAYSEVFELFKDLKLNTMHGPVKRINIYHHPGSGGSTVARQILWNKRTDLRCAVVKPSYSADVVAQHAVKLREHDENNPQRCLPVMLLVEDSEQEYLDDLKNELEEAIRSQKILYEKPCFILLSCRRCHDPEKKIKESPLENVSVTHKLSPKEKRMFSQRRQVLEEQYEPQFILTFVLMSEEFTKVATYVENFVTNLLHGIDPTSAISRFLLYVALLNTYVQNSFISQSHYEALLGLSTYIDKLRKAVFEMSLNEQTKFIFLYLRDKKTHIESIRIIHPRVAEEILKQLLGDQKRQGTLAKELLAEKVLFEHRFGRDDYLAFLKALLNRRSKVSRGDENDTLFSPLIEYVRKNESPELALELLKEAYECFHEDAFFAQTIARLYYSYDKFEEAKLWAERAATTMPNNSYILNTKGQVYRRWFEAKLKATDSNNIAKTAKNMAPAVDLALTAMECFKHCEKVAIAHPESMNRLGFFAEIEVGHSLLKLISSIQEFANRDDSSLVCMKYLTIQDYIPEEIKDAWEPFHGRLKNLKNTIKESLDWISEDLSYFQKDVVAHEEEISESPEETVRNPLKVLTNASSAYGKYLSGVSDKLLKSSKSVLANANPSTKRMIIYHLGGGNLTSIFFKLNNQQEKDTKDLQTILSLYPSNPQTARFPQNDIINYIAANIALKCLSPLSPGIAPLQDLQAVSRQLLTDKRNCSPSALFLLTMLFWPEDHETEDEKNRKYEIVLSAIEYLKKDYWTKMKDIPPRKRRLYTHFFLGNGTGLDKFVHKSKTDRYTKGLTVHEKRMKWHTGEAWKMPELAQMLKSVSGWTEDGGVYLEGPRERKFSIQPLYLPSVPHSNENVTFYLGFTFKGPVACNITLSR, translated from the exons ATGG CGGACCAACCTCACCAGTCACCAAACCAATGGACTGAATCTGAAGTCAGTGACTGGCTGAGATCTATTGGAGTGAAGGAGCCATACATAGAAAAACTTTATGAAGTAGAAGTAGATGGACAATGCCTTCTTGCACTAGATGAAGACTTCTTGGTGACTAAGGTTTCCATGAAATTAGGACCTGCTAatctaataattaaaaagagagatgagCTTATTAACTTTCATTCAAAgcctaaagaaaataaaacctcttCCAGTGGCAATAATACTGAGTCAGACCAGAAAAAGCAAACCTCAGGACGTAAAAAGGGTCTGGCAAAACAGAAAGCTAAGAGAGAGGAGAATGTCctacaagaaaaacaatctgTCGTGCAACAATGTGAAGTAACAAGGGAAGACTGCAAAGCCCGACCATTTGACAAAGACCCTGACTTTATATATGTTAAACACAAAGTCCTGCAGCCTGAATCAGGAGCTTTCAATCTGATCAATCCCTGCAGGGAATTTAAGTCTCTTGTAAATGCTTCTCAATTGGATGACACACGACTTCGAGTGAAATTTGCCAGAGAAGTTCTGAAATTTGCAACTGGATGCATGAATGTCAGAACAAATGGCACAATCCACTTCGGTGTGATGGACAGCAGAGAAGATGCAGGATATGTCCATGGTGAGATAATTGGTATTCCCATAAAAGACAAAGATGTTTTTGTAGATGCTTTGGACTACATTGAAAGAAGCTTCCCCTCCGACAAGGAACATGTTCGCCAGTGTGTGCGTCCGCCAAGGTTCATAGAGGTTATGGATCATACGAGTGCAGAGAAGAGGTATGTGGTAGAAGTTGATATTGTTCCTTCGATGAGCATTGTTAGAGGCAAGGTCTACAAAGTCCGTCTGCCGAACTTCAAGGAGTCAACTAACAAAGTTGAATTTGAGAAAGAAACTATTCTGCGAAGGGTGGGTTCTAAGACAGAACCAGTGGCTGATACGGATCAGTTGGATTTTTTTCAGCGGGTACAAGATAGAGACACTCAGAGAGAAGAAGCAGAGAAATGCCTGTTTCCCAATGACCCTGAAATCTATCAAAACCTTGGAAGGAAACTCACCATGTTCGTGACAAGTGGGAAGAAATCCATCGAGAAGGAAAAATGGTTCATAGTTGtgacaaacaaattaaaatctgatgaCCTTTGTCACATTAACTGGCTACTTCAAATGAACATCTTCTGTGTGTTTGACTTTGATCCAGACTCCAACATAACGGGTCTTTGCAGTAAATACATTCAAAGCCATGCTGCAAATATGCATTCTCTACAGAGCTATCAGATTCCCAGGGATACAAGCATCAAAGAAGTCACAGGCAAGTTGCTCCTGTTTGAGCAGACAAGCTGGATTTTTTGTAATGGACGCTCTGATTTTAAGGGAAGTGAACCGCCATGCGATGAAAAAACTTGGACCAACACAAAACGTCCTCTTCTGCGTGAATCTGTATCTTTGATCTGTAAACACATTTTGCCTAAAGGTACGTTCCAGGTGATTTTTCTTCTCACTTCACCGATTGAAAAACCCTTTCTTCACACCTTTTATGAGTTTTCAGCAGACATGCAAGGCCATGAAGACATCATTTGCATTTGTGACTCAGAGGAAAACTTTCAGAAGTGGAAAAGTTTTGCAGAGGCAACATTTGGTACAGAAACTGTTGACAACCATAGTGTTGTTGGCATGAAAATGAGCCACATTGAAGCAACACTGCAACAAATACAACCTGTAACAACACATACCACCAAACATTTATCCACCTTTGCAAAGGGAAAATGTCGTCTTGAGACACGAGAAAAGGAAGACATGTATTCATTGGAAATCCTGGCAATCGATCATTTTGATGAAACATGCAAAGAGTCAATTGAAGCAAAGAACGAAAACACTGAGCAGCAGTTCTACCACGGTGGGAAAGTGACCTGGTCGCATCTCTGGCTTGCTGAGCACAAATACGTTGGCGGGGTCATTGAAAGGGATGCATACAGCGAAGTTTTTGaactttttaaagatttgaaGCTAAATACCATGCATGGTCCTGTGAAAAGAATCAACATCTACCATCATCCTGGGAGTGGAGGAAGCACTGTGGCAAGGCAAATACTGTGGAACAAACGAACAGACTTAAGGTGTGCAGTTGTCAAGCCTTCGTACTCTGCTGATGTTGTCGCACAGCACGCAGTCAAGCTGAGAGAACATGATGAAAACAATCCACAAAGGTGTCTTCCTGTGATGCTCCTTGTTGAAGACTCAGAACAGGAGTACCTTGATGACCTAAAGAATGAACTAGAAGAAGCCATTCGTAGCCAGAAGATTCTTTATGAAAAGCCTTGCTTCATTTTGTTAAGCTGCAGACGATGCCAtgatccagaaaaaaaaattaaggagTCTCCGTTAGAAAATGTCTCTGTCACTCACAAACTTTCTCCGAAAGAAAAAAGGATGTTTTCTCAAAGACGTCAGGTGTTAGAGGAACAATATGAACCACAGTTCATCCTCACATTTGTTTTGATGAGTGAAGAATTCACAAAGGTAGCAACATATGTTGAAAACTTTGTGACCAATTTGCTCCATGGCATTGATCCTACATCTGCCATCTCTCGCTTCCTACTCTATGTTGCACTGTTGAACACCTACGTTCAAAACTCGTTCATCTCCCAATCTCATTACGAGGCTTTACTAGGCTTAAGCACATACATAGACAAGCTTCGAAAAGCAGTGTTTGAAATGTCTCTCAACGAGCAGACCAAATTCATCTTCTTGTATCTGAGAGATAAGAAGACGCACATTGAATCAATCAGAATCATTCACCCACGAGTTGCAGAGGAAATTCTCAAACAGCTGCTTGGTGACCAAAAAAGACAAGGTACCTTGGCAAAAGAGCTGCTTGCTGAGAAAGTTCTGTTTGAGCACAGATTTGGCAGGGATGATTACTTGGCGTTTCTAAAAGCACTTCTCAACAGACGATCAAAGGTTAGCCGAGGAGATGAAAATGACACCTTGTTTTCTCCCCTTATTGAGTACGTGCGTAAAAATGAAAGTCCAGAGTTGGCACTTGAGTTACTCAAGGAAGCTTATGAATGTTTTCATGAAGATGCATTTTTTGCACAAACAATTGCTCGACTGTATTATTCGTATGACAAGTTTGAAGAGGCAAAACTCTGGGCAGAAAGAGCTGCCACTACAATGCCCAATAACTCCTACATACTCAACACAAAGGGGCAGGTTTACAGAAGATGGTTTGAAGCAAAACTGAAAGCCACTGATTCTAATAATATAGCAAAGACAGCCAAGAACATGGCGCCAGCGGTGGACCTCGCACTGACAGCTATGGAGTGTTTCAAACACTGCGAGAAAGTAGCAATAGCACATCCAGAAAGCATGAACAGATTAGGGTTTTTTGCTGAAATTGAGGTTGGACACAGTCTGTTAAAATTGATCTCCTCGATTCAAGAGTTTGCAAATAGAGATGACAGCTCTTTGGTGTGCATGAAATACCTAACCATCCAAGATTACATTCCAGAGGAAATAAAAGATGCTTGGGAGCCATTTCATGGCCGCctgaaaaaccttaaaaacacaattaaagaATCATTGGATTGGATTTCAGAAGACCTCAGTTACTTCCAGAAAGACGTTGTTGCACATGAGGAGGAGATCTCTGAAAGTCCAGAAGAAACGGTTAGAAATCCACTCAAGGTTTTGACCAATGCATCCTCAGCGTATGGAAAATACCTAAGTGGAGTTTCAGACAAACTTTTAAAGTCCTCCAAGTCAGTTCTAGCAAATGCGAATCCCAGCACAAAACGCATGATTATCTATCACCTTGGTGGAGGTAACCTAACATCCATCTTCTTCAAACTGAATAACCAGCAGGAAAAGGACACGAAGGACCTACAGACAATTCTTTCTCTTTACCCAAGCAATCCACAGACTGCAAGATTTCCCCAAAATGACATAATTAATTACATTGCAGCCAACATTGCTTTGAAGTGTCTCTCACCACTTTCTCCAGGGATTGCTCCTTTACAAGATCTACAAGCTGTCAGCCGCCAGTTGCTTACAGACAAAAGAAACTGCTCTCCTTCTGCCCTGTTCTTACTTACTATGTTGTTTTGGCCAGAAGATCATGAGACAGAagatgagaaaaacagaaaatacgaAATTGTGCTATCAGCAATCGAATACCTGAAAAAGGACTACTGGACAAAGATGAAGGACATTCCTCCACGGAAGAGAAGACTTTACACTCATTTCTTTCTGGGAAATGGGACTGGCTTGGATAAATTTGTGCATAAAAGCAAGACTGACAGATACACAAAGGGCCTAACAGTGCATGAGAAACGCATGAAGTGGCATACAGGTGAGGCATGGAAAATGCCTGAACTTGCTCAGATGCTGAAAAGTGTTTCTGGGTGGACTGAAGATGGAGGGGTGTACCTCGAAGGCCCCAGAGAAAGGAAGTTCAGCATCCAGCCTCTTTACTTGCCTTCAGTACCCCACAGTAATGAAAATGTTACCTTCTACCTGGGGTTTACATTCAAAGGTCCTGTGGCCTGCAACATTACACTGAGCAGGTAG